The DNA window CGACGGCAGCTACGAAATTGAGAAACGATCAAACAAAGGTCTTATAGCAGCCTCTGCAGCAGTGGTAATCGCCATAATCATTTTTCTTGCTATATAAAATGAAATCTTTCTTAATTCCATTCTTGCTAACCACCTTTACGCTAGCTTTTGGACAGCAATCCGAAGCCTGCAAAAAGCTCTGCAACTCATGTCCTGCAGACACCAGTCTCTTTGACCAGTACGAAGAAGCTCCCGAGAATACGGCTCAACCCCTATGCAACAGGATTGAATCAAACTGCGGTTGCTACGCCTATGCACGCAACGAATGGCTAAAGACAAAGGCTCAGGAAGAACCCTCACAAAGCCTCTCGAATCCTGAAGTTTCTCAAGACACAGTCGCAGAAACAGCAACTGAGGAACCGGATTCCGCAGAAACCATTCCACAGGAAATCAAAGAAGAGGCCATCCCTCCTCAAGATTCCGTTATGGTGGACAGCACAGCAAACAGCCCAGAAAAGAACGAAGAACCTGGTCCCATTATTCAGGTTGAACAAACGGCGAAAACATCCCCAAAAACTTATTTCTCCTTGGCAAGAGACCCCTCGAGAATCACTGCTCTCGGCTTCAATTTACTTGGTGGCGAAATGATCGAAAGGGGCTTTCCCGGTTATAACCATTCCGCTCATGGAGACGGATTCAATCTTGGTTTGGGAGGATTCTACCGTTACTATTTCTACAGATGGGGCTCAATCCAAGCCGGCGCAAATATCATCTATGAATTTATAAACAACAATGGACTGGATTACAACAATCCTACAATCAACTACAACGACTCCTACTATAGTGAATATGTACGTATTGATTCAGACATTGACTATCATAATATTTCATTGGAATTTCCGGTCAATCTCCGTCTCGGTATCGGCATAAATAAGATCATCGGAGGCTTTGCAAGTGGAACATTCGCTATTCGCAAGCCCTTCTACGAATGGGAGTCTGTTTCATCAGAAATAAAAGTCAACTTTAACGGCTTTCATGACTACGAAGATAAGGAAGAAAGCTATAGCGACTTCTTCCCTGCGGACGCCTGGGAATTTCATTTCTATTTTGGATTTGGCCTAGAAATCAAAGAACATTTTTCAGTACAGTTCCAATGGTTAGCCTGGAACCAAGCCACTGGTTACGGGCATTCCTTTTATCACGAATTGTTTAATGATAACAGTAGCTGGCGAATAACAGCTGATTTCAGTTTCTAGGGAGCAGATATGAGTTTTTATAAAGAACATCTGTTAGTCATCTCCACCCTGTTCGCCATCTCCGTTTTATGTTCCTGCGGCGACGGTCCCATGGAAGCTGCAGAAGAAGACTTCCAAGACACGATTTCTAAAGCAGAGCAACAGCTAAGCAGCATGGAGCACAAACATTCCAGTTCCAGCATGCGCTATAGCAGCTCGTATGACTACCGGAATGATAACTACAGTTCTTCCAGTAGCTCATACAACTACTGGGATGATTTCTATTCCTCCAGCAGTTCAATTTATATTCCACCCAGCAGCTCCAGCACTCGGTCTCCGTCTCTAGTTCAGGACATGACCATATATTTCACCCTCACATACTATGAACAAATATCCTCCAATTGGGATGCGTTCAATGGAGCTGGCGATCCTGAGGTATCATTCACCATTTATCTCTATAACAAAAACAACACATCTCTTGGTTCCAAGAGCACGGGACTACTGCTAAATAAACAGGATACCAGGAAATGGAGCGGATTGAGTTCAATCTCGTTACCTGTTCCGGCATCAACATACAAAATAAGAGTCTGTCCCAAAGTCATCGACGAGGACTTATCGGAACATGACGACTATACCTCCGGCAACTGCTACGACAAATCCGCAATAGGAATGCTAGATTCCTACGAAAATGTATATCAATCCGACGACTCCAAGGACTACTCCTTGGAATGGGAATGGTATTTGTACTAAATTATAATACGGATTAGGATACATTAAGGAGAAAGTATGAGTTTTTTTAAAGCACTTAAGGTCAGTGCCTTCTTTCTTTTGGGCTCCAT is part of the Fibrobacter sp. genome and encodes:
- a CDS encoding PorT family protein is translated as MKSFLIPFLLTTFTLAFGQQSEACKKLCNSCPADTSLFDQYEEAPENTAQPLCNRIESNCGCYAYARNEWLKTKAQEEPSQSLSNPEVSQDTVAETATEEPDSAETIPQEIKEEAIPPQDSVMVDSTANSPEKNEEPGPIIQVEQTAKTSPKTYFSLARDPSRITALGFNLLGGEMIERGFPGYNHSAHGDGFNLGLGGFYRYYFYRWGSIQAGANIIYEFINNNGLDYNNPTINYNDSYYSEYVRIDSDIDYHNISLEFPVNLRLGIGINKIIGGFASGTFAIRKPFYEWESVSSEIKVNFNGFHDYEDKEESYSDFFPADAWEFHFYFGFGLEIKEHFSVQFQWLAWNQATGYGHSFYHELFNDNSSWRITADFSF